A genomic segment from Alkalilimnicola ehrlichii MLHE-1 encodes:
- the mrtJ gene encoding JDVT-CTERM system glutamic-type intramembrane protease MrtJ, whose translation MPVAIGGDGLQANPLYPFKDWLFLAALAAGPAGALAWVILTGERAGDGNLLTPWPLLMLVVVYPVLEELAFRGLIQGLLLRPHWGRYRAGPVSLANALTTLAFALSHWPRGGALLALGVIPPGLIFGYFRERHDGLWSPILLHGWYNLCVITVTATWPA comes from the coding sequence ATGCCGGTGGCGATAGGGGGCGATGGCTTGCAGGCGAACCCGCTGTACCCATTCAAGGATTGGTTGTTTCTGGCCGCACTGGCCGCCGGGCCGGCCGGGGCGCTGGCCTGGGTGATATTGACCGGGGAGCGGGCCGGCGACGGCAACCTGCTGACGCCCTGGCCCCTATTGATGCTGGTGGTGGTCTACCCGGTGCTCGAGGAGCTGGCCTTCCGCGGGTTGATTCAGGGGCTGCTGCTGCGTCCGCACTGGGGCCGTTACCGGGCGGGCCCGGTGAGCCTGGCCAATGCCCTGACCACCCTGGCCTTCGCCCTCAGCCACTGGCCCCGCGGCGGGGCGCTGCTGGCGCTGGGGGTGATCCCACCGGGGCTGATCTTCGGGTACTTCCGGGAGCGGCACGACGGGCTCTGGAGCCCGATCCTGCTCCACGGCTGGTATAACCTCTGCGTGATCACGGTGACGGCGACCTGGCCCGCCTGA
- a CDS encoding VWA domain-containing protein — translation MNIRHVDRHVEKRRSWYTGLFCAGLSAAMISAPLSAGDSWFSKARIGADTAPASAQGLTAAGSDRVVGASTDAGTTVFDITISLHNNPETENERDPYEAVIEHFADSVCEQSNGASQLGTVRVFTNGGHGSRADIIWNEEEWPRASIAGFGSAGRHIWMGDIFPDGCGNGCDYDMLADAEGAGYTLGHEWGHYVLALYDEYEGRDPAENRDTFPQVGDVPTSPAIMNSQWQARGGNYEWLNHSTSDNIGDPEDTAQGRVYGKSGWEVLVQPTTDDPQEGNETVQPDRTRYTALEAVAPTAADNWVVTQLDQMDHGCRDELEIVWMDDDLEISLIVDTSGSMSGAPIINARTAGRTLVDVVEPGRTAMGVVRFSASASVVHPMIAIPDPGTAEKDQLKDAIDSLPASGLTAMFDGLILGLDELQDYSAANDTDAGQVAFLLSDGGDNSSAATEPQTVQAYQDANVPIIAFGYGSFAPTGVLRRLADNTGGEFFASPTTLAEIQEAFLAANAAVSDAVNLSQESQPVAAGANERLTFTVDPTLGSMTVLLNFTGSADQLSPTLLDSDGNDTGIPFSCDESADEVSCLATVDRDAVSAGGVGDWTVDTGENTSGGEVEVLLNVVANPADGRTFDVRVSTLGGSTVEYPSPALISAAISAGRMVSGVNVVAELTDPDGNVTTVPLNDEGQNGDAEAGDGIYSAVVNYRQGGTHELRVRVDNQAGTGQFVYGGVAPAPDINGMEVQAPDPEPIPENFQRVATTQFTVDGFQDDDHADDPALPGACTPLEADNTTIPGRIDAASDRDCFRLVGTSVPDEGDVSLRVASFGLGMQPIVTIYTGDGSEVLLTFSLDDEDFVARNGYLYTVLDRDWLETANDEGMVGGAELQDLVVTVEHEDETADEGTYKVSAGSVISSDQPAEPDRITDEDEEEFEMTRRGSACSVAGNSAGGPADPTLPLLAILALLGVILGRRRHRA, via the coding sequence ATGAACATCAGACACGTCGACCGCCATGTCGAGAAACGGCGGTCCTGGTACACCGGGCTGTTCTGCGCCGGCCTCAGCGCCGCCATGATCAGCGCACCGCTCTCCGCCGGGGATTCCTGGTTCTCCAAGGCGCGGATCGGTGCCGATACGGCCCCGGCGAGCGCCCAGGGCCTCACCGCCGCGGGCAGCGACCGGGTGGTGGGGGCCTCCACGGACGCCGGCACGACCGTCTTCGATATCACCATTTCCCTGCACAACAACCCGGAGACCGAAAACGAGCGGGATCCCTACGAGGCCGTGATCGAACACTTCGCCGACTCGGTCTGCGAGCAGAGCAACGGGGCCAGCCAGCTCGGTACCGTGCGGGTCTTCACCAACGGCGGCCACGGCTCCCGGGCCGACATTATCTGGAACGAGGAGGAGTGGCCGCGGGCCAGTATCGCGGGGTTCGGCAGTGCCGGGCGGCACATCTGGATGGGGGATATCTTCCCCGACGGCTGCGGTAATGGCTGCGACTACGACATGCTGGCCGATGCCGAGGGCGCCGGCTACACCCTGGGGCACGAGTGGGGCCACTACGTGCTTGCCCTGTATGATGAGTACGAGGGGCGCGACCCGGCGGAGAATCGCGATACCTTCCCGCAGGTTGGCGATGTGCCCACCAGCCCGGCCATCATGAACAGCCAGTGGCAGGCCCGCGGCGGTAACTACGAGTGGTTGAACCACTCCACCAGTGACAACATCGGCGATCCGGAGGATACCGCCCAGGGCCGGGTCTACGGCAAGAGCGGCTGGGAGGTGTTGGTCCAACCCACCACCGACGATCCACAGGAGGGTAACGAGACCGTTCAGCCTGACCGGACCCGGTATACGGCCCTGGAGGCCGTGGCGCCGACGGCGGCGGATAACTGGGTGGTCACCCAGCTCGATCAGATGGATCACGGTTGCCGCGATGAGCTGGAGATCGTCTGGATGGACGATGACCTGGAGATCTCGCTCATTGTCGACACCTCCGGGAGCATGAGCGGCGCTCCCATCATCAACGCCCGCACAGCCGGTCGGACCCTGGTGGATGTGGTCGAGCCTGGCCGTACCGCCATGGGCGTCGTGCGCTTCTCGGCGAGTGCCTCGGTGGTCCACCCCATGATCGCCATCCCGGACCCGGGTACGGCGGAAAAGGACCAGCTCAAGGACGCCATCGACAGCCTCCCGGCCTCCGGGCTGACCGCCATGTTCGATGGCCTGATACTGGGCTTGGACGAACTGCAGGATTACAGCGCCGCCAACGATACCGATGCCGGGCAGGTGGCCTTCCTGCTCTCCGATGGTGGCGACAACAGCTCCGCTGCGACAGAGCCGCAGACCGTCCAGGCCTACCAGGATGCCAACGTCCCCATCATCGCCTTCGGCTATGGCAGCTTCGCACCCACCGGGGTGTTGCGGCGGCTCGCCGATAACACCGGCGGTGAGTTCTTCGCCTCACCCACGACCCTGGCCGAGATCCAGGAGGCCTTCCTGGCGGCCAACGCCGCCGTGTCCGATGCGGTCAACCTGAGTCAGGAGTCGCAGCCGGTCGCTGCGGGCGCCAACGAGCGGCTCACCTTCACCGTGGACCCCACCCTGGGCTCGATGACCGTGCTCCTTAACTTCACCGGCAGTGCCGACCAGTTGTCCCCCACGCTGTTGGACAGTGACGGCAACGACACCGGAATCCCGTTCAGCTGCGACGAGTCAGCCGATGAGGTCTCCTGCCTCGCCACCGTGGACCGCGACGCGGTATCGGCGGGTGGCGTCGGCGACTGGACCGTCGACACCGGGGAGAATACCTCCGGCGGTGAAGTGGAGGTGCTCCTGAATGTGGTGGCCAACCCGGCGGACGGTCGGACCTTTGACGTGCGGGTCAGTACCCTGGGTGGCAGCACGGTGGAATACCCGTCACCCGCGCTGATCTCGGCCGCGATCTCCGCCGGGCGGATGGTCTCGGGGGTCAATGTGGTCGCCGAGCTGACCGATCCCGACGGGAACGTCACCACCGTGCCGCTCAACGACGAGGGCCAGAACGGTGACGCGGAGGCCGGTGATGGCATCTACTCGGCCGTGGTGAACTACCGGCAGGGTGGTACCCACGAGCTGCGCGTCCGGGTGGACAACCAGGCCGGGACCGGCCAGTTCGTGTACGGGGGTGTGGCCCCGGCGCCGGACATCAATGGCATGGAGGTGCAGGCCCCGGATCCGGAGCCGATCCCGGAGAACTTCCAGCGCGTGGCGACCACGCAGTTCACCGTGGATGGTTTTCAGGACGACGATCACGCGGATGATCCCGCCCTGCCGGGCGCCTGCACGCCGCTCGAGGCCGATAACACGACTATCCCGGGGCGGATCGATGCCGCCAGCGATAGGGATTGCTTCCGCCTGGTCGGTACCAGCGTCCCGGACGAGGGCGATGTCTCTCTGCGGGTGGCATCCTTTGGCCTGGGCATGCAGCCCATCGTGACGATCTACACCGGCGATGGCAGCGAGGTGCTGCTGACCTTCAGCCTGGACGATGAGGACTTCGTCGCCCGCAACGGCTACCTCTACACCGTCCTGGATCGGGACTGGCTGGAGACCGCCAATGACGAAGGTATGGTTGGCGGTGCGGAGCTGCAGGACCTGGTGGTCACGGTCGAGCATGAGGATGAGACCGCCGACGAGGGCACCTACAAGGTCAGCGCCGGCTCGGTGATCAGCTCGGACCAGCCCGCGGAACCGGACCGGATCACGGACGAGGATGAGGAGGAGTTCGAGATGACCCGCCGGGGTTCCGCCTGCAGCGTGGCGGGCAACAGTGCCGGTGGCCCCGCCGACCCGACCCTGCCGCTGCTGGCCATCCTGGCCCTGCTCGGCGTCATCCTGGGCCGTCGTCGCCACCGCGCCTGA
- a CDS encoding Vgb family protein produces MKPLIKNRVGRVGLGASVGALLLAASTASHGAGIVVLPQDIEENGTHNGLLFDNGVMRVSEEVSTFPIIWVANAGEASVSKIDTNTGVELARYWTFFPEQASSSPWGGPAPSRTAVDSRGNVYVANRHFDGRPPAVLKILNEEAVDHAGDGQVNTSRNEDGEGMIDPDTEMMPLEDTNNTGRVDPEDLQDDRIAWHVTVGNDNDLGRSLCIDNDGQIWLGMYRGQAYYQLDSDTGQVLQGPIDTEGHTPYGCLVDGDGMLWSAALGSDLGQLNTNTGEWVARHSHSGFGSNYGIAVSDDYVFLGVNPFIRFNKATEEFDDPSDDNMSVLGIAYGPDGNVVVGDSSAGGVAKYTPDGDLIWESPAQEDTGHVRGVVLDANGDVWAIHVNHDRLSKYRGEDGEPLGVFLSGAGPYTYSDATGLGTRGLGRRTGIGRIIVDGHVREVLGAAGGGTVAAAQVGGTQEEDIPEYVWADSCVSITESPENAESTYRIRAADSLEALEAAPFQVFTPGEPLPDGVEGRYVQIEVEMRANDDDESEVFQGLAVTTDESDCNTVLAQALDGVVDDPDDEEHERTRRGSACSVTGTGAAGPADPTLPLLAVLALLGALVGRRRRAD; encoded by the coding sequence ATGAAACCGTTAATCAAGAATCGGGTTGGCCGGGTTGGCCTGGGTGCGAGCGTGGGCGCCCTGCTGCTGGCAGCTAGCACAGCGAGTCACGGTGCAGGTATCGTGGTCTTGCCCCAGGATATCGAAGAGAACGGCACGCACAATGGGCTGCTGTTCGATAATGGGGTCATGCGGGTGAGCGAGGAGGTCTCCACCTTCCCCATCATCTGGGTCGCCAATGCCGGTGAGGCCTCGGTGTCCAAGATTGACACCAACACCGGGGTGGAACTGGCGCGCTACTGGACCTTCTTCCCCGAGCAGGCCAGCAGCTCCCCGTGGGGTGGCCCCGCGCCCTCCCGTACCGCGGTGGACAGCCGCGGGAATGTCTATGTCGCCAACCGCCACTTTGACGGACGGCCGCCCGCCGTGCTCAAGATCCTGAATGAAGAGGCGGTGGACCACGCGGGCGACGGCCAGGTGAACACCTCGCGCAACGAGGATGGCGAGGGGATGATCGACCCGGACACCGAGATGATGCCCCTGGAGGACACCAACAACACCGGCCGGGTGGATCCGGAGGACCTGCAGGACGACCGGATCGCCTGGCACGTCACCGTGGGCAATGACAACGACTTGGGGCGCTCGCTGTGCATCGACAACGACGGTCAGATCTGGCTGGGCATGTACAGGGGGCAGGCCTACTACCAGCTGGACAGCGACACCGGTCAGGTGCTGCAGGGGCCAATCGACACGGAAGGCCATACCCCCTATGGCTGTCTGGTGGATGGGGACGGGATGCTCTGGAGTGCTGCCCTCGGCAGTGACCTGGGCCAGCTGAATACCAACACCGGGGAGTGGGTGGCCAGACACAGTCATTCAGGGTTCGGGTCCAATTACGGGATTGCCGTTTCCGACGACTACGTCTTCTTGGGCGTTAACCCCTTCATTCGCTTCAATAAGGCAACGGAGGAGTTCGATGACCCCAGTGACGACAACATGAGCGTGCTGGGGATCGCCTACGGTCCCGACGGCAATGTCGTGGTGGGCGACTCCTCTGCCGGGGGCGTGGCCAAATACACCCCCGATGGCGATCTGATCTGGGAGTCCCCGGCGCAGGAGGACACCGGGCATGTGCGTGGCGTGGTGCTGGACGCCAACGGCGATGTCTGGGCCATTCACGTCAATCATGACCGCCTGTCCAAGTACCGCGGCGAGGATGGCGAGCCCCTCGGGGTCTTCCTCTCCGGTGCCGGGCCCTACACCTATAGCGATGCGACGGGCCTGGGTACCCGGGGCCTCGGGCGTCGCACGGGCATCGGCCGGATCATTGTCGATGGCCACGTGCGAGAGGTGCTCGGCGCGGCCGGCGGCGGCACGGTGGCCGCGGCTCAGGTGGGTGGAACCCAGGAGGAGGACATTCCGGAGTACGTCTGGGCCGATAGCTGCGTCAGCATCACCGAGTCCCCCGAGAACGCGGAGAGTACCTACCGCATCCGTGCCGCAGACTCTCTCGAGGCCCTGGAAGCCGCCCCTTTCCAGGTCTTCACGCCCGGAGAGCCGCTGCCGGATGGCGTCGAGGGCCGCTATGTGCAGATCGAGGTGGAGATGCGGGCCAACGATGACGACGAGTCTGAGGTCTTCCAGGGGCTCGCGGTGACCACCGACGAGAGTGACTGCAACACGGTCCTTGCCCAGGCCTTGGACGGCGTGGTGGACGACCCCGACGACGAGGAGCATGAACGGACCCGCCGGGGCTCCGCCTGCAGCGTGACCGGTACCGGTGCGGCGGGTCCCGCCGACCCGACCCTGCCGCTGCTGGCCGTCCTGGCCCTGCTCGGCGCCCTGGTCGGCCGTCGCCGTCGCGCAGATTGA
- a CDS encoding TolB family protein yields MSKRKQGWLGLLVGLMVLPGMALAADDKPDDAAVLFVSNQEGAQSIYSASLNDGAIVRLTDPAHSDMDPRWSPDRQRIAFVSRRDGNGDIYLMDADGSNQQRLTHSERMDFMPQWHPSGDYLAFTSSRVSPRGVFLLDLATGEARLLSEAVRSPEALRWSPDGGQLAVIARPGGEGGNAIMVIDLEDDGHSILVPNDRHAGNVQSLAWHPSGDYLAYTASTDNRREVQLYVLHVQEGHSEQVASAPGNVRGFPVWSTDGDWLVYASTATPAPEETKTNIYASRFPDDGRPVTVATLDGQLAQPVWLPNDGGEVVFVSQKGGAAELFRGRVDGAEPSLVFAQPAYMHSPRTGQ; encoded by the coding sequence GTGAGTAAGCGCAAACAAGGGTGGTTGGGCCTCCTGGTCGGGCTCATGGTCCTGCCGGGTATGGCCCTGGCGGCGGACGATAAGCCTGATGACGCGGCCGTGCTCTTCGTCTCCAACCAGGAAGGGGCACAGAGCATCTACTCGGCCAGTCTTAATGATGGCGCGATTGTCCGGTTGACCGATCCGGCCCACTCCGACATGGACCCGCGCTGGTCGCCTGACCGCCAGCGGATTGCCTTTGTCTCCCGGCGGGACGGCAACGGCGATATCTACCTGATGGACGCAGACGGCAGCAACCAGCAACGTCTCACCCACAGCGAGCGCATGGACTTCATGCCCCAGTGGCACCCCTCCGGCGATTATCTCGCCTTCACCTCCAGCCGGGTCAGTCCGCGCGGGGTCTTCCTACTGGACCTGGCCACCGGGGAGGCGCGGTTGCTCAGCGAGGCGGTGCGTTCTCCGGAGGCCCTGCGTTGGTCGCCGGATGGGGGGCAGTTGGCTGTCATCGCGCGGCCCGGGGGCGAGGGTGGCAATGCCATCATGGTGATCGATCTTGAGGACGACGGGCACAGTATCCTGGTGCCCAATGACCGGCATGCCGGGAATGTGCAGTCCCTCGCCTGGCACCCCAGCGGCGATTACCTGGCCTATACCGCCTCCACCGATAACCGCCGCGAGGTGCAACTTTACGTGTTGCACGTTCAGGAGGGCCACTCGGAGCAGGTCGCGTCCGCCCCGGGCAACGTACGGGGTTTCCCGGTTTGGTCCACCGACGGGGACTGGCTCGTCTATGCCTCCACGGCGACCCCCGCTCCGGAGGAGACCAAGACCAATATCTACGCCTCCCGCTTCCCCGATGACGGCCGACCGGTAACGGTCGCCACCCTTGACGGACAGCTGGCTCAGCCGGTCTGGCTGCCAAATGATGGGGGGGAGGTTGTCTTCGTGTCGCAAAAGGGCGGTGCAGCGGAATTGTTTCGCGGTCGGGTCGATGGTGCGGAGCCGTCGCTGGTGTTTGCGCAGCCCGCATACATGCATTCGCCCCGCACAGGGCAGTGA
- a CDS encoding peptidase associated/transthyretin-like domain-containing protein, whose product MKRLMTWLSAGALVLPGIVTAQSAFLTVPSGLYEGDTVVVQGGNFQPEAELHLDLIREGGGHTIESIRADEDGALRFELEGMAPGEYRLRAYSPSGAPLAETRVIVSE is encoded by the coding sequence ATGAAAAGACTGATGACCTGGTTGTCTGCGGGCGCGCTCGTCCTGCCGGGAATAGTGACAGCCCAAAGTGCCTTTCTCACCGTTCCTAGTGGGCTGTACGAGGGCGATACCGTAGTGGTGCAGGGCGGTAACTTTCAGCCGGAGGCCGAATTGCACCTGGACCTGATCCGGGAGGGTGGTGGTCACACCATTGAATCGATCCGGGCCGATGAGGACGGTGCGTTGCGCTTCGAGCTGGAGGGGATGGCGCCGGGCGAATACCGGCTCCGGGCCTATTCCCCGTCGGGCGCCCCGCTGGCCGAGACAAGGGTGATTGTTAGTGAGTAA
- the gspE gene encoding type II secretion system ATPase GspE produces MSAVDEQLDALQGGEGPPPTVSEHRPVSFNWARRHGAVPLDWSDAAARIACRADVSPQALVELRRQLGRPLALEEVDDETFNQYLQACYERSAGEAAEMMAGLGDDLDLHSVAEQLAEPEDLMESEDDAPIIRLINALLTEAIKEDASDIHIETFEHRMTVRFRVDGVLREVLQPPVGLAPLLTSRIKVMAELDIAEKRLPQDGRISLRVAGRAVDVRVSTLPAGQGERVVLRLLDKRAGRLDLTHLGMEPKTLRCMADLVNKPHGILLVTGPTGSGKTTTLYAAISRINDRQRNIMTVEDPIEYYLDGVSQTQVNTKVDMTFARGLRAILRQDPDVVMIGEIRDLETAQIAVQASLTGHLVLSTLHTNTAIGAVTRLRDMGVEPYLLSSSMLGMMAQRLVRLLCPECRQPYTADATECELLGLDPQHPPTLHAPVGCDACHQTGYQGRTGIYEIIALDETLRTMIHDGAGEQQMEHHARTLTPSIRADGVRRVLSGETSVEEVLRVTREE; encoded by the coding sequence ATGAGCGCGGTGGACGAACAACTGGATGCCTTGCAGGGCGGTGAGGGGCCGCCGCCCACGGTCTCGGAGCACCGTCCGGTCTCCTTCAACTGGGCCCGGCGCCACGGTGCCGTGCCGCTGGATTGGAGCGACGCGGCGGCCCGCATCGCCTGCCGCGCCGACGTCAGCCCCCAGGCCCTGGTGGAACTGCGCCGCCAGCTCGGGCGGCCGCTGGCCCTGGAGGAGGTGGATGACGAGACCTTCAACCAGTACCTGCAGGCGTGCTACGAGCGCAGCGCCGGTGAAGCGGCCGAGATGATGGCCGGCCTCGGCGACGACCTGGACCTGCACAGCGTCGCCGAGCAACTGGCCGAGCCCGAGGACCTGATGGAGAGCGAGGATGATGCGCCCATCATCCGCCTCATCAACGCGCTGCTCACCGAGGCCATCAAGGAGGACGCCTCCGACATCCACATCGAGACCTTCGAGCACCGCATGACGGTGCGCTTCCGGGTGGACGGCGTGCTGCGCGAGGTGTTGCAGCCGCCGGTGGGCCTGGCCCCGCTGCTCACCTCCCGCATCAAGGTCATGGCCGAGCTCGACATCGCGGAAAAGCGCCTGCCCCAGGACGGCCGCATCTCCCTACGGGTGGCCGGCCGCGCCGTGGACGTGCGGGTCTCCACGCTGCCGGCCGGGCAGGGCGAGCGCGTGGTGTTGCGCTTGCTGGACAAGCGGGCCGGCCGGCTGGATCTGACCCACCTGGGCATGGAGCCGAAGACCCTGCGGTGCATGGCCGATCTGGTCAACAAGCCGCACGGCATCCTGCTGGTCACCGGCCCCACCGGGTCGGGCAAGACCACCACCCTCTACGCCGCGATCAGCCGGATCAACGACCGGCAGCGCAACATCATGACGGTGGAGGACCCCATCGAGTACTACCTGGACGGGGTCAGCCAGACACAGGTGAACACCAAGGTGGACATGACCTTCGCCCGCGGCCTGCGCGCCATCCTGCGCCAGGACCCGGACGTGGTCATGATCGGCGAGATCCGCGACCTGGAGACCGCACAGATCGCCGTCCAGGCCAGCCTCACCGGCCACCTGGTGCTCTCCACCCTCCACACCAACACCGCCATCGGTGCGGTCACCCGTCTGCGCGACATGGGCGTGGAACCCTACCTGCTCTCCTCCAGTATGCTGGGCATGATGGCCCAGCGCCTGGTGCGGCTGCTCTGCCCGGAGTGCCGCCAGCCCTACACCGCCGATGCCACGGAATGCGAACTGCTGGGCCTGGACCCGCAACACCCACCCACCCTGCACGCCCCGGTCGGCTGCGACGCCTGCCATCAGACCGGCTACCAGGGGCGCACCGGCATCTACGAGATCATCGCCCTGGACGAAACCCTGCGCACCATGATCCACGACGGCGCCGGCGAGCAGCAGATGGAGCACCACGCCCGCACCCTCACCCCCAGCATCCGGGCCGACGGCGTCCGACGGGTGCTGTCCGGCGAGACCTCTGTCGAGGAGGTCCTGCGGGTCACCCGCGAGGAATAG